The following DNA comes from Vigna radiata var. radiata cultivar VC1973A chromosome 4, Vradiata_ver6, whole genome shotgun sequence.
cttgATGAGTTTTTTTACCTAATATttcttatgcagtaggtagactgagtaggtacactcaatgtccaaatcaagaacattgggatgcattTTCTAGGCTTATGacatacttaagaggttcaatgaattatgccattgaatatagtggattttcCACTGTATTTGAAGGGTACAATGATGTTAATTGGACCTCttattcagatgagacaaaatccatcAGTGGTTATGTACTCACACTTGAGGGTagtgcgattacatggagatcaaccaaacaaacaattattgtaaTATCAACAATGGAATATGAGATTGTCACTGGTTGGTAGTGAGGCTgggtggttgaaaaacttcttagcaaacattccactagaaatgaaaccaaccccattagtgtcaatacactgtgattgccaatcgacaatagctatagctaaaaagaagaattacaatggaaagaatagacatatacaattgagacatatacaatttggtgaagcaacTGCTAAAGAatggaactatttccattgactaTGTGAGTCTGACAAAACCTTTAGGAAGAAATAGGAtcttagaaacatcgaggggaatgtgACTTAAACCACtgaaacaaacaagtgatggtaacccaacctttgtgattggagatcccatggataaggttcatatgggtaaaaacaagtcacttgttagttctaatagcactaatttgattttaaatcaaatatgtccattcctatggtgtgtgtgaaagtgccaAAGACTATATTATTGAGAgattaaactttgtaattaataaaagtttttattgatctttatattccttatgggtggtgtatgatttgcagcatacactaatcacctatatgagtgtcaagtggggccgtttacatgagatcttggcatgacctctagagcactcatgaataccgggcacGCGCATGACCTAGTAAGCGCATCACAACAATAACAGCAAGGATCGTGGGGGGTGTaatgtgattgataaacctctaacacactgaagtgtctttggttcatatagcttactataccaactacactgtgtgttaagtttcttgatctaagactggttcatatagcttgttataccaattttgatgcattacatcttGTGAAAcccaaaataaattcttttctctttcgttttatatattttgcaatatgtggaggattgttataagttttaaatataatattgcaaaatattttgatttagaaGTTGTTACTGTCCCCCAAGTCTCGTAAGTGTTGTTGCCaacattttaattcattaaaaaaaaatcacttttctagCAGATATTTTGGATCTTTTGGATCATAGGCCTTGttcactaattttataaaatcgatCATCAGAAACCATTATTCTCAGATggtcttataaaataataaaacactaCATGAAAGACAAAAAGAGCTAACATGAAAGGAATACGAAAGTGAccaaagaaagaagagaaaaaccaatttactttattaaaaaattgatctaTTAAACTTGAAAATCTCACCGTAAGAATCTCAGAAGATCTATAATATTCAACCAAATAAACAGAAATctaaaacttttagaaaaaagtgaaaaaactttaaaaaaataatttctacaaaaacaatgtattttaaaataataaaattagtttataacacactatttatattaaaataattgaattttattatttctaaatgaCTAacgctatttttttttatcatttatgatgtttttcttatatataagtATGGGTTTTGTAatagtgaatatatatatatatatatatatatatatatatatatatatatatatatatatatatttcacaatCATGCTAGAACTTTAACAAACttagttaaaagtaaaataaaataaagcttcACTCATTTCCGATGAGAAATTAAATAAGCTACTTTTTGGCACTTTGCACACAATAATTGTCATAGTGGTCTGAGTCTTGGATCCAACAAGTTTCATTTTTGGCGATTAATAATGTATTCTCATCACTGATTAGCTCATATACTAGATTGTCCATACCTAAAATCTATATAACATAGTGCAATAATAAAGtgagaaaaagacaaaagagGCACAATGactaatttaattgaaaaataatgaaaagtattttataaattttatattaattgtgttttattataatgatgtcagactatataaaaatatcatcatcgTGATTATGAGAAAATAGTggacaatatttaaaaagaaaatatataataagtgaGGCGTCattgatttaaaaatgaaaagaaaaattattgaaatgtttGACACGTGaaatttcatgtaattttcattattactataatgttttctttattaaatacatgggatgaaaataaataaaaaaataacttttaaagagatttgattgaaaataaataaaaataataaagtaacaTTTAAAGTTATTAGATTGCAAtagccaaaaaaaaaagttaaaatacataaaagaatataataatttttttatatataaaaccatactaaacattcaataaaattttattgtatatagTTTAATCTCCGTAAATCGTATTTCACCATATCAATATTTCATAGAAATGAGacaacaaagaaattaaaaaaaaaaaaaacatgaaaccAAACCAAAACTATAATAAACATAAGGTTTGatgatttacaatttttttttaatctcaaataaatttttaatttttttcgttTCAATTgagttctttattttttataaaattgtttcaattaaATCTTTATTGTTAAATTAGGCCAACAACATTAAATAGATATTGACATGACATGATGATGTTTTAAATGAAGTGACAAATTATTATAGAATTTGTAAGGGAAGATGGAGGCATTGTTGCATGTGACTTTCGTGTCTAGGTAGAGTTTCAATTTAGGTTTATGGGTTTCATTTGGTGGTTTGAATATGGTTTTTGTGCAGGTAACTCATGATGGTAGTACAATTTGGCTCGTTATTGATCAGTGTGAATGCTCACGACGCTACAACTCATGATGTAGATTGAGGATTTTCTGGTTCTGTAGCTTGGGTTTTTTTGCATGTCTGATGTACAAGATGAAGGGTATTCTATGTTTTGTATGGCTTCTGGTTGCAAAAGGAGAAGATGTGAGGGTTTCTTGGAGAAGATGGTTGCACAATTCTGGATTGCGTATGTAGGAAGATTGATGATGGTGGTTATGCTACGGAGATGCATGATGGAGAACTCATGTCCTAGGGTTACATGGTTGCGCGATTTAGGAGTTCTGTTGCGGTGAGAAGATGGTTGTGGCGAATTACAATTTGGAGGCATGATTTCACAGCAGTACTATTCAAAGATTGAACTAGGATGCACGAATCGGGTTTTTTAGAGGTTGGGTTCGAGCTTCACGACTTGGATTATTGTGTTTCAGTGGTTTGGGTGAAGGTGGATGATGGATTTGTGGTTTCTTGTTATGGTGATCTCCATGACTACACAAACTGAGTTTCGCGATTCTGGTAAAAAAAGATGAGTTTGAAATGacttcttaattttattaggTTTTGCAATTCTGATTATGagaatgataaaaatagttACGTATGTTAATGATGACTAATGCAAGATACtgtataaagataataaaatatttgcattATAGTCACCtataaaaccaataaataattttactactGAGAGAAATTTACaaggatttattttatatgacgTCACATTACCTCTACATAAATCAGCACATATAAATTGTTTCATAATAATGTTTGATTCacacttttataaaattgtattaccattttaaagttttacaacttaaaaatttaatataattactaaaataggaattttttattttaagaataaatcttttataaaatattacatttttgaCTCAATGGATTTGTTTTACACCACCTGTCATAAAAAACCatctaaataatataataaaatacacaaCTTGTTTGTAGTCAACTGGAGTATGCTTGGAACGAGTATTAATTTCTCAATACATAATAATCGCATGAAAGgtgtgagaaaaataaaaataaaaaataaaaaataaaaaataaaaaatcatcttATAATAGAATTAGTATATATAAAAGCTGAACCTTGTTCCAACACAGTCACAGCAATCTGATACAGAAGTTGCAAGTGCTGCTATCTCAGCTTCACAGAAACACAGAGGTTCACACAAAAGGAGTTCTCAGATCCATAAAACATGGAGGATTCATTGGAGAACTGGATTTCCGATCTGGTAAAGCCTCCTTCAACTACATTTAGTTTCAATTTCTGGGTTTTTCAGTATGCATTCTGCTATATATCCATGAACAAACCAGGGAAAAAGTCAGAACTTTTTGTTCATAGTTGTCGCAGGAAATGGAAGACTATGATGCATTTGATGAGGAACAGTTCCTGAGAGAGATCCTTGAGGAGCCACAGAATTTGTCACCTGAAGGAGAGAATAACAGTCCCAGCAACAGCAGTGTGTCATTTGATGAGGCAATTGGTGAAACTCTGCAGAAAAGCTACAGTTCCAACTCCATCAAGTCCTTGAAAACAtcaccaccatcatcatcatcagcatACCTTCTCTCTTTTGATACTTCAACTGCTGAGCCAATCGCAAAAGCTAAGCCTTCTGCAAAGCTTGGTTCATCACTGAAGGGATCTTGCAGTAAAAGGGGTGGTGCTATGGTGAAAGATGGATCTCAGTTTGAACCGGCCATGGCTCAGCCAAGAAAGAGGGTTAGAAGGTCTCGTGAGACACAGCATCACATCATTGCTGAGAGGAAAAGGAGACAGGAACTCACAGGGAGCATCATAGCACTTTCAGCCACCATTCCTGGACTCAAGAGGGTCAGTTCTATATCTTCAACATTcagtattatataaaaattcaaaatgattttctttcattgaaatgcatattaaaaatatgtttatggatttttatatgcattttttaataaataattctgttttttttttttttgccaacCAGTGTTGGTTAGAAATATCttcttttaatcctttttaaga
Coding sequences within:
- the LOC106758812 gene encoding transcription factor NAI1 isoform X2, which produces MEDSLENWISDLEMEDYDAFDEEQFLREILEEPQNLSPEGENNSPSNSSVSFDEAIGETLQKSYSSNSIKSLKTSPPSSSSAYLLSFDTSTAEPIAKAKPSAKLGSSLKGSCSKRGGAMVKDGSQFEPAMAQPRKRVRRSRETQHHIIAERKRRQELTGSIIALSATIPGLKRMDKAYVLREAVNYTRQLQERVKELENKNSEKRVVHHSSTLVRKCEVSEKKNLSNSSESNKESLFEVEARVLDEEILIGIHCEKQKDIVCNILAFLEKLHLSPTSSSVLPFGTCTLIIHIIAQMDEECRMNMDELVKNLREYLLDVYDMQQVQIEFFELLK
- the LOC106758812 gene encoding transcription factor NAI1 isoform X3 → MEDSLENWISDLLSQEMEDYDAFDEEQFLREILEEPQNLSPEGENNSPSNSSVSFDEAIGETLQKSYSSNSIKSLKTSPPSSSSAYLLSFDTSTAEPIAKAKPSAKLGSSLKGSCSKRGGAMVKDGSQFEPAMAQPRKRVRRSRETQHHIIAERKRRQELTGSIIALSATIPGLKRMDKAYVLREAVNYTRQLQERVKELENKNSEKRVVHHSSTLVRKCEVSEKKNLSNSSESNKESLFEVEARVLDEEILIGIHCEKQKDIVCNILAFLEKLHLSPTSSSVLPFGTCTLIIHIIAQMDEECRMNMDELVKNLREYLLDVYDMQQVSL
- the LOC106758812 gene encoding transcription factor NAI1 isoform X1, translating into MEDSLENWISDLLSQEMEDYDAFDEEQFLREILEEPQNLSPEGENNSPSNSSVSFDEAIGETLQKSYSSNSIKSLKTSPPSSSSAYLLSFDTSTAEPIAKAKPSAKLGSSLKGSCSKRGGAMVKDGSQFEPAMAQPRKRVRRSRETQHHIIAERKRRQELTGSIIALSATIPGLKRMDKAYVLREAVNYTRQLQERVKELENKNSEKRVVHHSSTLVRKCEVSEKKNLSNSSESNKESLFEVEARVLDEEILIGIHCEKQKDIVCNILAFLEKLHLSPTSSSVLPFGTCTLIIHIIAQMDEECRMNMDELVKNLREYLLDVYDMQQVQIEFFELLK